From Scleropages formosus chromosome 9, fSclFor1.1, whole genome shotgun sequence, one genomic window encodes:
- the lrrc66 gene encoding uncharacterized protein lrrc66: protein MGPSPGVVLFLLLLQGAPSRPSQPAPACSVPCLCRQGPRLNCSRAGLSSSTPLELPATVASLDLSRNDLTAMPPRGRDPVPLRALTSLLLAHNRIASLSLCARPPPPGSPRPCGSWAPRLRLLSLERNRLRAVPEGLGGGVFLRVLHLSHNHIDALRHRDLQGCKQLKELYLQHNAISSVHPLAFQDLHALRVLNLSFNALSTTATAAYLSVRNFDARVNVRGNRWRCDCDLRTVKRWMAFDRDRGRLPWQLLCEEPPHLAGRDLLHLDEAELTCAVTHRSATFYQEVSTASGADVLLPCHVQQQGPLRVYWWTPSGVTPSSNGHGTLLIRSIQVHDEGLYACASWTGKLPVSVFDVHVQEDVASARRKARDIHAVPRDAGKTHSEFVLAVCLSVFITFAGAFILGAATRPLLNVLWRTMCAQRNSGRVPKACENEGFSAEECGTQKGRTSETDNGTSRSHHPTDEPHYVTIYTDYTNQCDAGSIELVEGDAGQTYENVSVERSETTESSSKDEDLLSHSEDAGGPGEAQLSQQRGDDQSDPSVRNIPETLLNSNVCNMDTSYTPEAVKQTEVEGVSGGVQRYGHHDTTELVNPKPDSLLYCAFKGELEADWPEKAAELQDSQVTAEIWEVSPSQHVDLPAASAIAQTQIPLSLNHEGREQAGFSPGHLTDLQDPNIDLDLWNDSGESFEFSDSFQEDPSEDNSTTQPDTDRWARSPFEPKEKNDLREEQDDGFNEMSCKDPFIQHSHRLKMSSVVQPQNSDSLREFHEFSSNLSVNEDEHTRCPMRTNPKLEQTDVRQGSELIDESEGNSTADPWSPSPGEPWKRDDREEQDDGFNYQLSFEDAFIQDSNRFKTDSVAEPQTSYSFIECHESSSNSNIFEDEPPDCSLTSELRNEPAGYTAGSELTEQSREYSLNSDFRDQSPDNILCSCLQEPVKFTSEAVGQKFNFEKPFYIHSYCSSSSTHVAWAPSDDVPVQSGRHLAEEMGEASKWGLADSISGRETSAGDHPERSASYSSKEPEPLAWSDSALPFEFSTDSEDGQWRPIDQPTQRRSPIPATLSETHLGEVNSGPPIKPRRSFFSAQQPVATDKTQQEALVMPPSSPSLQEVVWVSRMSPQDLRTEGLFFQSSRMTEVFDHSAHSSLGQGADKGLSESDSATRTSPHHLSSWRSGTSLHTEALDDSNPTMMTTDLAKEADVEHLSGDEARTDDPYSVQGLSQCHVDTRTNDKGQDKSNKSFLSSGTNFVEVGKNESSEA from the exons ATGGGTCCCAGCCCAGGGGTcgtcctcttcctgctcctcctccagggGGCGCCCTCTCGCCCCTCTCAGCCTGCGCCCGCTTGCTCCGTGCCCTGCCTGTGCCGGCAGGGGCCCCGGCTGAACTGCTCCCGGGCGGGTCTGTCCTCCTCGACCCCGCTGGAGCTCCCGGCGACCGTCGCCTCCCTGGACCTGTCGCGCAACGACCTGACCGCGATGCCCCCCAGGGGTCGTGACCCCGTCCCCCTGCGGGCCCTTACCAGCCTGCTGCTGGCGCACAACCGCATCGCCAGCCTGTCCTTGTGCGCGCGGCCCCCCCCGCCAGGCAGCCCGCGGCCCTGCGGCTCGTGGGCCCCCCGTCTGCGCCTGCTGTCCCTGGAGAGGAACCGGCTCCGCGCCGTCCCTGAAG ggCTTGGAGGAGGTGTGTTCCTGCGGGTGCTGCACCTGTCGCACAACCACATCGACGCCCTTCGACACAGAGACCTGCAGGGCTGCAAACAGCTCAAGGAGCTTTACCTGCAGCACAACGCCATCTCCTCCGTGCACCCGCTGGCCTTCCAGGACCTGCATGCGCTCCGG GTTCTGAATCTGAGTTTCAACGCCCTGAGCACCACGGCGACGGCGGCGTACCTGTCGGTCCGAAACTTCGACGCGCGAGTGAACGTCCGGGGCAACCGCTGGAGATGCGACTGCGATCTGCGGACCGTGAAGAGGTGGATGGCCTTCGACCGGGACCGAGGGCGCCTTCCTTGGCAGCTGCTGTGCGAGGAGCCACCTCACCTGGCTGGGAGAGACTTGCTGCACCTGGATGAGGCGGAGCTCACCTGTGCCGTGACACACCGCAGCGCGACATTCTATCAGGAGGTGTCCACAGCCTCGGGCGCCGACGTGCTCCTGCCCTGCCACGTCCAGCAGCAGG GTCCTCTTCGCGTGTACTGGTGGACGCCCTCTGGTGTGACGCCGAGCAGCAACGGCCACGGCACCCTACTGATCCGCAGCATTCAGGTGCACGACGAAGGTCTGTACGCATGTGCTTCGTGGACCGGTAAGCTCCCAGTCTCCGTGTTCGATGTTCACGTCCAGGAGGATGTGGCAAGTGCACGTAGAAAAGCTCGAGACATCCACGCTGTTCCAAGGGACGCAGGGAAGACTCACTCAGAATTCGTCctggctgtctgtctgtcggtcTTCATCACCTTTGCCGGTGCCTTTATCCTCGGAGCCGCGACGAGACCACTCCTTAACGTTCTCTGGAGGACAATGTGTGCTCAGAGAAACTCTGGACGGGTTCCCAAGGCCTGTGAGAATGAGGGCTTTTCTGCAGAAGAATGTGGTACTCAGAAAGGGAGGACAAGTGAGACAGACAACGGGACATCAAGAAGCCATCATCCCACCGATGAGCCACACTATGTCACAATCTACACGGATTACACCAACCAGTGCGACGCTGGATCCATCGAGCTTGTCGAGGGTGACGCTGGACAGACCTATGAGAATGTCTCTGTAGAGAGGAGCGAGACAACAGAGTCCTCTTCAAAGGACGAAGATCTCCTGAGCCACAGCGAAGATGCTGGCGGCCCGGGGGAAGCCCAACTTTCGCAGCAGAGAGGTGATGACCAATCAGACCCCTCCGTGAGGAACATTCCAGAGACACTGCTCAATAGCAATGTCTGCAACATGGACACCAGCTACACCCCAGAAGCAGTCAAGCAGACAGAGGTGGAAGGGGTGAGCGGAGGAGTCCAGCGTTACGGTCACCATGACACCACTGAGCTCGTGAACCCAAAACCCGACTCATTGCTATATTGTGCCTTCAAGGGGGAATTAGAAGCAGACTGGCCTGAAAAGGCTGCAGAACTACAAGATTCCCAGGTCACTGCTGAAATATGGGAGGTTTCTCCATCCCAGCACGTGGACCTCCCTGCTGCCTCAGCCATCGCACAAACGCAAATCCCTTTGAGTCTGAATCATGAAGGACGTGAGCAAGCTGGATTTTCCCCAGGTCATCTGACAGACTTGCAAGATCCAAACATTGACCTCGATTTGTGGAATGACAGTGGCGAGAGTTTTGAATTCAGCGACTCATTCCAGGAAGATCCTTCAGAAGATAATTCAACCACTCAGCCAGACACAGACCGTTGGGCTCGAAGTCCATTTGAACCCAAGGAAAAGAATGATCTCAGAGAAGAGCAAGACGATGGTTTTAATGAAATGTCGTGCAAAGATCCATTCATCCAACATTCACATAGACTCAAGATGAGTTCTGTAGTTCAGCCTCAAAATTCCGACAGCCTGAGGGAATTCCATGAGTTCAGCAGCAATTTAAGTGTCAACGAAGACGAACACACACGTTGTCCTATGAGAACTAACCCTAAACTCGAACAAACAGATGTCAGACAAGGCTCTGAGCTTATAGATGAATCGGAAGGTAATTCAACCGCAGACCCTTGGAGTCCAAGTCCAGGTGAGCCATGGAAAAGGGATGATAGAGAAGAACAGGACGATGGTTTtaattaccagctgtccttcgAAGATGCATTTATCCAAGATTCAAACAGATTCAAGACAGACTCTGTGGCTGAACCTCAAACATCTTACAGTTTCATTGAATGCCATGAGTCCAGCAGCAATTCAAATATTTTTGAGGATGAACCACCAGATTGCTCATTGACATCTGAACTTAGAAATGAACCAGCAGGGTACACAGCGGGCTCTGAACTTACAGAACAATCAAGAGAATACTCCTTGAATTCTGACTTTAGAGATCAATCACCGGACAACATCTTGTGCTCCTGCCTTCAAGAACCAGTAAAATTTACTTCTGAGGCAGTTGGACAAAAGTTCAATTTTGAAAAAcccttttacattcattcttaCTGCTCATCAAGCAGCACACATGTGGCATGGGCTCCATCTGATGATGTTCCAGTGCAGTCTGGGAGACATCTGGCTGAGGAGATGGGAGAAGCAAGCAAATGGGGACTTGCAGACAGCATCAGTGGAAGAGAAACATCAGCAGGAGATCATCCAGAGAGGTCAGCAAGTTATAGCTCAAAAGAACCAGAGCCCCTGGCTTGGTCCGACTCAGCTCTTCCATTCGAGTTTTCCACTGACTCTGAGGATGGACAATGGAGACCTATTGATCAGCCAACACAAAGGAGGTCCCCCATCCCTGCGACTCTTTCAGAGACGCATCTTGGAGAGGTGAACTCAGGACCACCCATAAAACCGAGGAGGAGTTTCTTTTCGGCCCAACAGCCTGTGGCTACAGACAAAACTCAACAAGAGGCTCTAGTAATGCCTCCTTCCTCCCCCTCCCTACAGGAGGTTGTGTGGGTCTCAAGGATGTCTCCGCAGGACTTGAGGACAGAGGGACTTTTCTTTCAGAGCAGTAGAATGACTGAGGTGTTTGACCATTCTGCCCACTCTTCTCTGGGCCAAGGAGCTGACAAAGGGTTGAGTGAAAGTGACAGCGCGACTAGGACTTCTCCACACCACCTCTCGTCCTGGAGGTCTGGAACTTCACTGCATACAGAAGCCCTGGATGACAGCAATCCCACCATGATGACAACAGACTTGGCCAAAGAGGCAGATGTTGAGCATTTGTCTGGAGATGAAGCAAGAACAGATGACCCTTACAGTGTCCAAGGACTTAGCCAGTGCCATGTGGACACAAGGACAAATGACAAAGGACAAGATAAGTCAAACAAGAGTTTCCTTTCCTCTGGAACAAATTTCGTTGAAGTTGGGAAGAATGAAAGCAGCGAAGCCTGA
- the dcun1d4 gene encoding DCN1-like protein 4 isoform X1 yields MHSDAADFQLNSHLSTLASIHKIYHTLNRLNLTEDVSQDTHSTACCSRAMPPRKKRRPTAGDELYVKKSRHDGVYRKQETSRVKSDDVFSTKRCLEWFYEYAGCDDVVGPEGMEKFCEDIGVEPENVVMLVLAWKLDAQSMGYFTLQEWLKGMSDLQCDSTEKLRNSLDYLRSVLNEATNFKLIYRYAFDFAREKDQRSLDLNTARCMLGLLLGKTWPLFPVFNHFLEQSKYKVINKDQWCNVLEFSRTISLDLSNYDEDGACKYGMHTHTSHENPSCGMLPLPHQGRCCWTSLSSGTRSGRCRSSRGADLQRENRTDTRTEKDGPAHLTPKPPTHTHAHSRPLSCHAL; encoded by the exons ACTTTCAGCTGAACTCCCATCTGTCAACTCTGGCCAGCATACACAAGATCTACCACACTCTCAACAGACTG AACCTGACTGAGGACGTTAGCCAGGACACCCACTCCACAG CGTGCTGCTCCAGAGCTATGCCGCCCAGGAAAAAGAGGAGACCAACAGCAGGAGACGAACTGTATGTCAAAAAGAGTCGCCATGATGG TGTGTACAGGAAACAGGAAACATCACGGGTCAAGAGCGACGATGTCTTTTCCACTAAGAGATGCCTTGAGTGGTTCTACGAGTATGCAG GCTGTGATGATGTGGTTGGACCAGAGGGCATGGAGAAGTTCTGTGAGGACATCGGTGTGGAGCCCGAGAAT GTTGTGATGCTGGTTCTGGCCTGGAAGCTGGATGCCCAGAGCATGGGCTACTTCACACTGCAGGAGTGGCTGAAAGGCATGAGCGACCTGCA GTGCGACTCCACGGAGAAGTTGCGGAACTCCCTCGATTACCTGAGGTCTGTGCTCAATGAGGCCACCAACTTCAAGCTCATCTACAGATACGCCTTTGACTTTGCCAGG GAGAAAGACCAGCGGAGTCTAGACCTGAACACGGCCAGGTGCATGCTGGGACTGCTCCTCGGGAAGACGTGGCCGCTCTTCCCAGTGTTCAACCACTTCCTGGAG CAATCGAAGTACAAGGTTATTAACAAGGACCAGTGGTGCAACGTGCTGGAGTTCAGCAGAACCATCAGCCTGGACCTCAGCAACTATGACGAGGATGGCGCTTGTAAGTAtggcatgcacacgcacacctcTCATGAGAATCCCTCATGCGGCATGctacccctcccccaccagggCCGGTGCTGCTGGACGAGTTTGTCGAGTGGTACAAGGAGCGGCAGATGTCGTAGCAGCCGAGGAGCGGACCTACAGCGGGAGAACAGGACAGACACACGGACGGAGAAGGACGGCCCTGCACACCTCACCCCAaagccccccacacacacgcacgcacactcccGTCCCTTGTCCTGCCATGCATTGTAG
- the dcun1d4 gene encoding DCN1-like protein 4 isoform X2: MHSDAADFQLNSHLSTLASIHKIYHTLNRLNLTEDVSQDTHSTACCSRAMPPRKKRRPTAGDELYVKKSRHDGVYRKQETSRVKSDDVFSTKRCLEWFYEYAGCDDVVGPEGMEKFCEDIGVEPENVVMLVLAWKLDAQSMGYFTLQEWLKGMSDLQCDSTEKLRNSLDYLRSVLNEATNFKLIYRYAFDFAREKDQRSLDLNTARCMLGLLLGKTWPLFPVFNHFLEQSKYKVINKDQWCNVLEFSRTISLDLSNYDEDGAWPVLLDEFVEWYKERQMS; encoded by the exons ACTTTCAGCTGAACTCCCATCTGTCAACTCTGGCCAGCATACACAAGATCTACCACACTCTCAACAGACTG AACCTGACTGAGGACGTTAGCCAGGACACCCACTCCACAG CGTGCTGCTCCAGAGCTATGCCGCCCAGGAAAAAGAGGAGACCAACAGCAGGAGACGAACTGTATGTCAAAAAGAGTCGCCATGATGG TGTGTACAGGAAACAGGAAACATCACGGGTCAAGAGCGACGATGTCTTTTCCACTAAGAGATGCCTTGAGTGGTTCTACGAGTATGCAG GCTGTGATGATGTGGTTGGACCAGAGGGCATGGAGAAGTTCTGTGAGGACATCGGTGTGGAGCCCGAGAAT GTTGTGATGCTGGTTCTGGCCTGGAAGCTGGATGCCCAGAGCATGGGCTACTTCACACTGCAGGAGTGGCTGAAAGGCATGAGCGACCTGCA GTGCGACTCCACGGAGAAGTTGCGGAACTCCCTCGATTACCTGAGGTCTGTGCTCAATGAGGCCACCAACTTCAAGCTCATCTACAGATACGCCTTTGACTTTGCCAGG GAGAAAGACCAGCGGAGTCTAGACCTGAACACGGCCAGGTGCATGCTGGGACTGCTCCTCGGGAAGACGTGGCCGCTCTTCCCAGTGTTCAACCACTTCCTGGAG CAATCGAAGTACAAGGTTATTAACAAGGACCAGTGGTGCAACGTGCTGGAGTTCAGCAGAACCATCAGCCTGGACCTCAGCAACTATGACGAGGATGGCGCTT ggCCGGTGCTGCTGGACGAGTTTGTCGAGTGGTACAAGGAGCGGCAGATGTCGTAG